In Camelina sativa cultivar DH55 unplaced genomic scaffold, Cs unpScaffold02974, whole genome shotgun sequence, one DNA window encodes the following:
- the LOC104774463 gene encoding protein argonaute 8-like, producing MDDTSLPPPQPVERESVKSSKRSLLPMARRGNGSKGDKIHLLTNHFRVNFSNPTCQHFFHYSVAITYEDGSPVIAKSIGRKILEKVQQTYQTDLDFKHFVYDGDQNLYTVGPLPRSKLDFSVVLEDAPSRRNADKRLRLPHQSKKFNVTISSSATEIPMQAIANALQGKETNHHLQDVIRVMDVILRQNAARQGCFLVRQSLFHNDAKYFANVGEGVVCCKGFHSSFRTTQGGLS from the exons ATGGATGATACGAGTTTACCGCCTCCCCAACCCGTGGAACGGGAATCTGTGAAGAGCAGCAAGAGAAGTCTTCTTCCAATGGCTCGGCGTGGCAACGGTTCCAAAGGAGACAAGATTCATCTGCTTACTAATCACTTTAGAGTCAACTTCAGTAATCCAACTTGTCAACATTTCTTCCATTACAGC GTTGCTATCACCTATGAAGATGGTAGTCCAGTTATAGCCAAGTCTATTGGCAGAAAGATTCTTGAAAAAGTTCAACAGACTTATCAAACTGATTTGGATTTCAAACACTTTGTTTATGATGGCGACCAGAATCTTTACACCGTCGGTCCCCTTCCGAGATCCAAACTAGACTTCTCCGTTGTTCTTGAAGACGCTCCTTCTAGGAGAAATGCAGACAAAAGACTAAGACTTCCTCACCAATCCAAGAAGTTCAATGTTACAATCAGCTCATCTGCTACAGAAATCCCAATGCAAGCTATTGCAAATGCTCTCCAAGGAAAGGAAacaaatcatcatcttcaagatGTGATTAGAGTGATGGATGTCATTTTGCGCCAAAACGCAGCTAGACA AGGTTGTTTCCTAGTTCGCCAATCTTTGTTCCACAATGACGCCAAGTACTTTGCGAATGT